Within the Chloroflexota bacterium genome, the region GGCATCATGAAATAGCCGAGGCGCATGGCAGGTGCTCTCCTTCGTGCGGGGCTGCCCGACACTGGGCAGGATGCGGGGTACAGGATGCGGGGTGGATGTCGCTCGGTCGGTTTGCTGGCAGGCTCCTGGCGCTGCCAGCCCGGCGCTGGTGCTGCGCGGATACTGGTGTTGCGCGGATACTGGTGTTGCGCGGATGCCGGTGTTGTGCGGATGCTGGTGGAACGCAGACGCCCCTGGTGGCCCCACGTCAGGGTGACCAGCCAGGGGCGCGTGTACGAGGTCTGGCGTCGGGGGCGCGAAGCGCCCGGACGCTACTTGAGCGTGATCAGGAACGCGGTCAGGTCGTCAGACTCCTTGTCCGACAGGCCGAGCGCCGGCATCATCGTACCCGGCTTCTTCGCCTGGGGATCCTTGATCCAGCCACGGATATTCGGAGCGGTGTTGTCTTCGCCGCTGGCGAGCTTCGGCCGCTTGGCCGCGTCGCCGATGCCGGCGAGGCTTGGGCCGATGGTGCCAACCGCGCCCGGCACGCCCGGCGCCACGTGGCAGGCGATGCAGCCCTTCGCAGTAAAGAGCGTCTTGCCGGCGTCGGTATCGCCAGCGCCGCCGCCGCCGCCCGGCTTCGACGCCGCTGCCGCTGGCTTCGCTGCCCCCTCGGTTTTGGCGGGAGGTGGCGGCGGCGTCGGAATACAGGCCGACATCAGCAGCGTGGCCGCTGCCAGGCCCGGCAGAACAAGACGCTTGACAGTGGGATTCATGGGCCAGTCTCCGAGATCAGACTGCCAGAGCGGCCGACCGCGTGCAGCGGCGGCCGCCTGGATCAGCGATTGTGGTTGCGCGGGGGATGCTCGCGAGCGATCACGCCAGAATGATACCCGCTACCAGACTCTGCGGCCGGGCACGTTGAGCGATGTCGTGCCGATCAGCTCAAGCAAGGTGGGGCCGTACGCGACGAGGATCAGCACGATGGCCGTCGCGACCCATGGCCGCCACTGGTCGAGCGCCCGCGGGGCGTGACTCGCGTCAGCCTGGGCCTCGGAGAATAGGAGTGCGCCGTTCGGGACGGTGACCTTGCGGCTGAAGAACGCCGTCATGACGCAGATCAGGATGTACAGGACACCGCTGATGGTCAGGATGGTGCCACCGATGGCAACCAGCGGGAGGATCGCCCGCCACTCCTGAACGACCGGTGTGGCGATCTCCTGCACGTAGGGGGACATACCAATGGCGGTGCGGCGCGGCATGTCCAGGAGACCGAGGCGGTGCAGCGCGTTGGAGAAGATGATCATCCCGAAGAACCAGAGCCAGCCCTGGATCATCGCCAACTGCGGCGCCCAGAGCTTCCGGCCGAGCGTGCGCGGCAGCACCCAGTAGCTCAGGCTCATGTACGTCAGGGTGACCGCCGCGCCAACCGTCAGGTGGAAGTGGCCGACGATCCACGCCGTGTTGTGGATCACCAGGTTCATGCTGTAGGACGCGTTGATCAGACCGCCGATGCCGCCGAAGACAAAAGTCAGCATCGCCAGGATCTGCGGCGTCACGGTCGGGTCGTTCCAGGGCAGCTTGAAGATCCAGCCGATCCAGCCGGTGCCGCCGCGCGCCCGCCCGCCGTTCTCCAGCGACGCGACGACGTTGAAGAAGGTCAACAGGCTCGGGAAGAAGACGGCGAACGTGCCGAAGGCGTGAACCAGCTTCCAGGTCGACGAGATGCCGGGGTCCGTGAACTGGTGGTGCAGCCCGATGGGCGACGACAGCACCAGGAACAGCATGAAGGAGACGCGGGCCATCGGATCGCTGAACAGCTTTCCGCCGACCTGGCGTGGGACCAGCGTGTACCAGGAGATGTAGGCCGGCAGCAGCCAGAAGTAGACGATGGGGTGGCCTGTCAGCCAGAAAAGGGTCCGCGCGATGATCGGGCTGGTCTCCGGGATGACGCCCAGCGAGAGCGGGAGATTGAAGAAGATCATCTCCAGGGCGATGCCGGAGCTGGCGATCGACCACATCGCCAGGGTGGCGATGGACATCATGCCCGGCAGGGGCATCCGCTCGTCCGGGTGCTCCTTGCGCCACGCGCAGTGCACCAATGACACCAGCAGCGTCACCAGCCAGGTGCCGGCCACCACCAGCGTCAGGCCGAGGTAGAACGACCAGTGCGCCAGCAGCGGCGGGTAGAACGTGAACATCACCGTGGCTTCGTCGAGCAGCATCGGGATGGCGGCCATCACCGTGCCGACGACCATCAGCCCGAACGTGATCTCGGCCAGGCCCGGGTGCGTCAACGGTCGGCGGTACGCCTGGACGGTGATGTAGAGCAGGAAGCCGCAGATGAAGAACGTCGTCCAGACCAGGGCGTTGAGGACGCCGTGCAGCGTCAGCCCCTGGTAGTACGAGTGGATGATCGGCTTCAGGTAGGGGTAGAGATCGATGCCGGCGTGCTCCAGGGCCTGGAGGAAGCCGAGCAGAATGCCGAGCGCGACGGCAGCGATGGCCACGCCAAGGAACAGCGCTGTGATGCGGTTCGTCCTGGCGTCCGCGACGTCCGGGCGGGTCGTGTCATTGATGGGCAGGGAGTCGACGGCTACAGTCGCCACGGGAGTCCCTCACTGGTCAGCATGTGGAGGCGGAAGGAGCGATCCGCGCTCATTCGACGATCACCTTGCCGTACATCGCCTGGTGGCCGAGCGTCGGGATGGCAGAGACCCCGCAGTACTCGTGGCAGACGAGCAGAAACTCACCGCGCTCTGTGAAGTGGGCCGTCGCCTTCCCGACCTGCCCGGGGATCAGCATGATGTTGACGTTGGACTTCTCGATTCGCAGGCCGTGAATCACGTCCTGGCTGGTCACCGTGAACGTGACGCGCGCGCCGAGCGGCACCCGGATCTCGTTCGGGCGGAAGCTCCAGGTCTGGCCGACCATGACCACGTCGTACTGGCCGTTGCCACGATCGAAGAGGCCGGGGTTATTGAACGGAGCGGTCTGGGCGACGAGTTTCGGATCGATGTTCTCCTCGTGCGTCGGCACGTGCGCGCCGACCGAGAACGTCGCGTACAGCAGGAGAACAAGCATGATGGCTGGGATCAGCGCGCTGGGGACGATCCAGGACGCTTCGATCATCTGGTCACGGGTCATCGGTCATGCCCTCCAGACCACGCGGAGATAGACATTGGCCCAGAGTGCGGCCATCACGATCAGGAAGAGGATCAGCAGCAGGAAAGCGCCTTTCGGGATCTCAATCTTGTGGCTGTCGTCATTCGGACCTGACATTTCGAACCCCCAGCATCCGCCACCTCGGGATCACAGCTTGCCGAGTGAGCGTGACGACGGCCGTGTCCATCACGCGCACTCGGCCAGTACAGTGTCGGGGGGCGGCGATGTCTCCACGCCTGACATCTGTCCCGAATCCCACGGGACAGCGACCTATATCGTTGGACGGTAGCACACTGTTCGTCGCGTGTTCGACTCGCAGCGGTAAGAGGAGCACGGAAAGAGAAGCACGGATGGAACGTGCGGCGAACCGTGTCAGCGTGCTCGGGTATCCTTGCAGGGTGTCCAGACAGCCTGCGCCTCGCTATCGCCCG harbors:
- a CDS encoding c-type cytochrome, yielding MNPTVKRLVLPGLAAATLLMSACIPTPPPPPAKTEGAAKPAAAASKPGGGGGAGDTDAGKTLFTAKGCIACHVAPGVPGAVGTIGPSLAGIGDAAKRPKLASGEDNTAPNIRGWIKDPQAKKPGTMMPALGLSDKESDDLTAFLITLK
- a CDS encoding cytochrome c oxidase subunit II; translated protein: MIEASWIVPSALIPAIMLVLLLYATFSVGAHVPTHEENIDPKLVAQTAPFNNPGLFDRGNGQYDVVMVGQTWSFRPNEIRVPLGARVTFTVTSQDVIHGLRIEKSNVNIMLIPGQVGKATAHFTERGEFLLVCHEYCGVSAIPTLGHQAMYGKVIVE
- a CDS encoding cbb3-type cytochrome c oxidase subunit I, whose amino-acid sequence is MATVAVDSLPINDTTRPDVADARTNRITALFLGVAIAAVALGILLGFLQALEHAGIDLYPYLKPIIHSYYQGLTLHGVLNALVWTTFFICGFLLYITVQAYRRPLTHPGLAEITFGLMVVGTVMAAIPMLLDEATVMFTFYPPLLAHWSFYLGLTLVVAGTWLVTLLVSLVHCAWRKEHPDERMPLPGMMSIATLAMWSIASSGIALEMIFFNLPLSLGVIPETSPIIARTLFWLTGHPIVYFWLLPAYISWYTLVPRQVGGKLFSDPMARVSFMLFLVLSSPIGLHHQFTDPGISSTWKLVHAFGTFAVFFPSLLTFFNVVASLENGGRARGGTGWIGWIFKLPWNDPTVTPQILAMLTFVFGGIGGLINASYSMNLVIHNTAWIVGHFHLTVGAAVTLTYMSLSYWVLPRTLGRKLWAPQLAMIQGWLWFFGMIIFSNALHRLGLLDMPRRTAIGMSPYVQEIATPVVQEWRAILPLVAIGGTILTISGVLYILICVMTAFFSRKVTVPNGALLFSEAQADASHAPRALDQWRPWVATAIVLILVAYGPTLLELIGTTSLNVPGRRVW